Proteins encoded by one window of Candidatus Krumholzibacteriota bacterium:
- a CDS encoding response regulator — MTDRDSCDAYKILVVDDEEHIRRILQFQLEKNGYRVVTAENGEEALQLVRREQPDLIILDLMMPKIDGFEVCRRIRQDFQTCQIPVIMLTAKSDLPDKIKGLKDGANDYLIKPYSNEEMLLRVGNVIDWSKQQKEANPLTGFAGNRAIEKELLHRIERKEAYAFLYMDIDNFKAYNDYYGYQKGDESILFLADIITESVNSLGGSNDFVGHIGGDDFVIITSPARAEFIARHIIDEFDKGSLVLMKEQDIRRGYLEVRNRLGEIKRVPLMSLTIAIVMDEGQRLKHFAQVSDIASELKSFGKGMSGSIVVRERRKIQAASETVEN; from the coding sequence ATGACCGACCGAGACAGCTGCGACGCGTACAAGATCCTCGTCGTAGACGACGAGGAGCACATCCGCCGCATCCTCCAGTTCCAGCTCGAGAAGAACGGCTACCGGGTCGTCACCGCGGAAAACGGCGAGGAGGCCCTGCAGCTCGTCAGGCGGGAGCAGCCCGACCTCATCATCCTCGACCTGATGATGCCCAAGATCGACGGCTTCGAGGTCTGCCGCCGCATCCGCCAGGATTTCCAGACCTGCCAGATCCCCGTCATCATGCTGACGGCGAAGAGCGATCTGCCCGACAAGATCAAGGGGCTCAAGGACGGAGCGAACGACTACCTGATCAAGCCATACTCCAACGAGGAGATGCTGCTGCGCGTCGGCAACGTCATCGACTGGAGCAAGCAGCAGAAGGAGGCCAACCCGCTCACCGGCTTCGCGGGCAACCGGGCGATCGAGAAGGAGCTGCTGCACCGGATCGAGCGGAAGGAAGCCTACGCGTTCCTCTACATGGACATCGACAATTTCAAGGCGTACAACGATTACTACGGTTACCAGAAGGGTGACGAATCGATCCTGTTCCTCGCCGACATCATCACCGAGTCGGTCAATTCACTCGGCGGATCGAACGACTTCGTCGGACACATCGGCGGAGACGATTTCGTCATCATCACCTCTCCCGCCCGGGCGGAGTTCATCGCCCGCCACATCATCGACGAGTTCGACAAGGGCTCGCTGGTCCTCATGAAGGAGCAGGACATCCGGCGCGGCTACCTCGAGGTCCGCAACCGGCTGGGAGAGATAAAGCGCGTTCCCCTCATGTCGCTGACGATCGCCATCGTCATGGACGAAGGCCAGCGCCTCAAGCACTTCGCTCAGGTCAGCGACATCGCTTCCGAGCTCAAGTCCTTCGGCAAGGGGATGTCCGGGAGCATCGTGGTCCGCGAACGCCGCAAGATCCAGGCGGCCTCCGAGACGGTCGAGAACTGA